Proteins encoded in a region of the Gammaproteobacteria bacterium genome:
- a CDS encoding heme-copper oxidase subunit III family protein, with translation MTDTAATDALAPKSGLDGLVDDWSADKQTYHVPWGKAMMWIFLVSDTFIFTCFLTSYMNVRWTSTEPWPYASEIFALSFGGDPIPLILIAIMTFILITSSGTMALAVNFGYRRDRQKTALLMLATGLLGLSFVGMQAFEWTKLITEEGIRPWGNPFGASQFGSVFFMITGFHGLHVSGGVIYLLIVARKVYLGHYEKKGYEIVEIAGLYWHFVDLVWVFIFAFFYLW, from the coding sequence ATGACTGACACAGCAGCAACAGACGCCCTGGCTCCTAAGTCAGGGTTAGACGGGCTGGTAGACGACTGGTCTGCCGATAAACAAACCTATCATGTGCCCTGGGGCAAGGCGATGATGTGGATCTTCCTGGTAAGTGACACATTCATCTTCACCTGCTTCCTGACCAGCTACATGAATGTCCGCTGGACATCGACTGAGCCCTGGCCCTATGCCAGTGAAATTTTCGCTCTGTCCTTTGGCGGCGATCCTATCCCACTGATCCTGATCGCGATTATGACGTTCATTCTGATCACCAGCAGTGGCACCATGGCCCTGGCGGTGAACTTCGGTTACCGCAGGGATCGTCAGAAAACCGCGTTGCTGATGTTGGCGACCGGCCTGCTGGGGCTGTCCTTTGTCGGCATGCAGGCTTTCGAGTGGACCAAACTGATCACCGAGGAGGGCATTCGCCCTTGGGGTAATCCTTTTGGCGCATCGCAGTTTGGATCGGTGTTCTTTATGATCACAGGGTTCCACGGCTTGCACGTATCGGGTGGTGTGATCTACCTGCTTATCGTCGCCCGCAAAGTCTATCTGGGACACTACGAAAAGAAAGGTTACGAGATTGTCGAAATTGCCGGCCTCTACTGGCACTTTGTTGACCTCGTCTGGGTATTCATTTTTGCATTTTTCTATCTTTGGTAA
- a CDS encoding cytochrome C oxidase subunit IV family protein gives MSAEAGQQHPLGIYYKVWILLFVLSAFSYATDFLEPGLFRWFLILTFMVLKAGFIVAIFMHAFWERMALVLTILGPPLVLLLFIGFMASEGQYTWGTRVEYRGQDPNLKPLSIEEFHGGGHGEEEAH, from the coding sequence ATGTCAGCGGAAGCAGGTCAACAACATCCACTGGGAATCTATTACAAGGTCTGGATTCTCCTGTTCGTACTCAGTGCCTTTTCCTATGCAACAGACTTTCTGGAGCCAGGCTTATTTCGCTGGTTTCTGATTCTGACCTTCATGGTCCTGAAGGCCGGGTTCATTGTCGCTATCTTCATGCACGCTTTCTGGGAAAGAATGGCGCTGGTTTTAACCATCCTCGGACCACCACTCGTGTTATTGCTATTTATTGGTTTCATGGCCTCAGAAGGGCAGTACACCTGGGGTACGCGAGTTGAGTACCGGGGTCAGGATCCTAACCTCAAGCCTCTGTCCATTGAGGAATTTCATGGTGGCGGTCACGGAGAGGAAGAAGCTCACTAG
- a CDS encoding M3 family metallopeptidase, translating to MNNPLLSEGLLPPFSRLKPEHIEPAVKQVISENQSQLRELLSKEDPTPDWGSVIFILDDLEDRLDNLWSTVSHLFSVNNSKELRDIYDRCLPLVTEYSTNLSQNDALYRRIKALRERAGELNLSDAQVKVLDDYLRDFKLAGITLDEDRKQRFKEIEKQLGQLSMRFSNNVLDATHGWTRHFTETGQLAGLPETALAVAEEAARQKGLEGYLLTLDFPCYHAVTTYADDHNLRREIYTAFVTRASDQGESGKEGDQGWDNAPLIDEILALRREKADLLGFESYAELSLATKMADNPEKVVGFLEELVVRGKSVAEREFKELSEFAATLGKDTLEAWDLPYYSEKLRTHLYDISQEELRAYFPAGQVKAGLFQIVGKLFGITIAPNAQYETWHDSVEAYDIFRDGELIARFFLDLYTRDSKRGGAWMHGCRTRRILDDGSLQLPAAYLVCNFSEGKGSKPSLLTHTEVTTLFHEFGHGLHHLLTREKSLRVSGINGVAWDAVELPSQLMENWCWNKESIKLISSHYQTGDPLPEQMLEKMLEAKNFQAGLKMMRQLEFGLFDFELHRGLANLGSGYVRDTMQAVRDKTSVIPTPQFNRFENSFSHIFAGGYAAGYYSYYWAEVLSADVFSKFEAAGVLDEKIGRSYLDKILSRGGAARALQLFKDFMGREPQIDALLAQKGIP from the coding sequence ATGAACAATCCTTTACTTTCAGAGGGACTCCTGCCCCCTTTTTCCAGGCTGAAGCCCGAGCACATCGAACCTGCGGTAAAACAGGTAATCAGCGAGAATCAATCACAGCTGCGAGAGCTGTTGAGTAAGGAGGATCCGACTCCTGACTGGGGCAGTGTAATTTTTATACTGGATGATCTGGAAGACCGGCTGGACAACCTGTGGTCTACGGTAAGTCACCTTTTTTCAGTCAATAACAGCAAGGAGTTGCGGGATATCTATGACCGTTGTCTGCCATTAGTGACTGAATATTCCACCAATTTATCTCAGAATGATGCGCTGTATAGACGAATTAAGGCACTGCGGGAAAGGGCCGGTGAGTTGAACCTTTCAGATGCCCAGGTCAAGGTGCTGGATGATTATCTGCGGGATTTCAAACTGGCTGGGATTACGCTGGACGAGGACCGGAAGCAGCGGTTCAAGGAGATAGAAAAGCAGCTTGGCCAACTGTCAATGCGCTTCAGTAATAACGTACTTGATGCTACCCATGGCTGGACCCGGCACTTCACGGAGACCGGGCAACTGGCAGGATTGCCTGAAACGGCGTTGGCCGTTGCCGAAGAGGCTGCGCGTCAGAAAGGTCTCGAGGGTTATCTCCTTACTCTGGATTTTCCCTGTTATCATGCTGTTACCACCTATGCGGATGATCACAACCTGCGCCGGGAAATCTACACGGCTTTTGTAACCCGCGCTTCGGATCAGGGGGAAAGTGGTAAAGAGGGTGATCAAGGTTGGGATAATGCACCCCTGATCGACGAAATTCTGGCATTGCGCAGAGAAAAAGCCGATCTGCTGGGGTTCGAAAGCTATGCTGAGCTGTCACTGGCCACCAAGATGGCAGACAATCCGGAAAAAGTTGTCGGATTTTTAGAAGAGCTGGTGGTGCGTGGAAAATCAGTAGCTGAGCGGGAATTCAAAGAGCTCAGCGAATTTGCCGCCACCCTTGGCAAGGACACCCTTGAGGCCTGGGACCTGCCCTACTACAGCGAAAAGCTGCGCACCCACCTTTATGATATTTCCCAGGAGGAATTACGGGCCTATTTTCCTGCCGGGCAAGTGAAGGCCGGCCTGTTCCAGATCGTCGGCAAGCTGTTCGGAATCACCATAGCGCCCAATGCCCAGTACGAAACCTGGCATGACTCCGTGGAAGCCTATGACATTTTCCGGGATGGAGAACTGATTGCCCGATTTTTTCTGGATCTCTATACCCGGGACAGCAAACGGGGTGGAGCCTGGATGCATGGCTGTCGTACCCGGCGGATTCTGGATGATGGCAGTTTGCAATTGCCGGCAGCATACCTGGTCTGTAATTTCAGCGAGGGCAAGGGGAGCAAGCCGTCGTTGCTGACCCATACCGAAGTCACTACCCTGTTTCACGAATTCGGTCATGGTCTGCACCATCTGCTTACCCGCGAGAAAAGTTTACGTGTTTCCGGAATCAACGGTGTCGCCTGGGACGCGGTGGAGTTGCCCAGCCAGTTAATGGAAAACTGGTGCTGGAATAAGGAATCCATCAAGTTGATTTCTTCCCATTATCAGACGGGTGATCCGCTGCCAGAGCAGATGCTGGAAAAAATGCTCGAAGCCAAAAACTTTCAGGCGGGCCTGAAAATGATGCGTCAGCTGGAGTTTGGCCTGTTCGATTTTGAATTGCATCGGGGCCTTGCCAATCTGGGGTCGGGCTACGTGCGTGACACCATGCAGGCCGTCCGGGATAAAACCTCCGTGATTCCCACCCCACAGTTCAACCGCTTCGAAAACAGTTTTTCGCATATCTTCGCCGGTGGCTATGCGGCGGGATATTACAGCTACTACTGGGCCGAAGTACTGTCAGCCGATGTTTTTTCGAAGTTCGAGGCAGCCGGTGTGCTTGACGAAAAGATCGGGCGCAGTTATCTGGATAAGATTCTCAGTCGAGGCGGTGCGGCCAGGGCCCTTCAGCTGTTCAAGGATTTCATGGGGCGTGAACCGCAGATCGATGCTCTGCTGGCCCAGAAAGGTATCCCGTAG
- the aroE gene encoding shikimate dehydrogenase has translation MLRFAVVGNPVSHSKSPVIHSLFAQQTGIELQYTREEVSEARFDAFVKQFFASGGRGLNVTVPFKEKAFQLVERLTARAQQARAVNTLFLDEQKRLWGDNTDGIGLVRDLKGNHNIQLRDKRLLILGAGGAVRGALGNLAEESPQSITIVNRTLNKALTLKKEFAGLVNIEALSFQDSIEGPFDIIINGTSTGLHGKVPPLSPVAIGPDSCCYDMTYGNQETAFMRWAAQQGAALTLDGLGMLVEQAAEAFAVWLNVRPQTASVIQKVRADLV, from the coding sequence GTGTTACGCTTTGCTGTAGTCGGCAATCCGGTCAGTCACAGTAAATCACCCGTTATTCACTCCCTGTTTGCCCAGCAGACAGGGATCGAACTTCAGTATACCCGTGAAGAAGTATCAGAAGCCCGGTTCGACGCCTTTGTGAAACAGTTCTTTGCCAGTGGTGGTCGGGGGCTGAATGTCACCGTGCCTTTCAAGGAAAAAGCCTTTCAGCTGGTTGAAAGGCTCACCGCCAGGGCACAACAGGCTCGAGCTGTTAACACGCTTTTTCTGGATGAGCAGAAGCGGCTATGGGGTGATAACACCGATGGAATCGGCCTTGTCAGGGATTTGAAAGGAAATCACAACATTCAATTGCGGGACAAGCGTCTTCTTATTCTCGGCGCCGGCGGCGCGGTAAGAGGCGCATTGGGCAATCTGGCCGAGGAATCCCCCCAATCCATCACCATTGTCAATCGCACCCTCAATAAAGCGCTGACATTGAAAAAAGAATTTGCCGGTCTGGTCAATATCGAGGCCCTGTCTTTTCAGGATTCTATAGAAGGGCCTTTTGACATCATCATCAATGGGACGTCGACCGGATTGCACGGAAAAGTCCCACCGCTGTCTCCTGTTGCGATCGGTCCGGACAGCTGCTGTTACGATATGACGTACGGCAATCAGGAGACTGCCTTCATGCGCTGGGCGGCGCAACAGGGTGCAGCCCTGACGCTGGACGGCCTTGGCATGCTGGTGGAGCAGGCGGCCGAAGCGTTTGCTGTCTGGCTGAATGTAAGACCCCAGACAGCGAGTGTTATTCAGAAGGTCAGAGCTGACCTGGTCTGA
- the hemF gene encoding oxygen-dependent coproporphyrinogen oxidase, whose protein sequence is MKTEDIARVKDFLLDLQESICSKLEQADGSTTFHTDQWDRDAGGSGITRVIRGGDVLEKGGVNFSHVFGKSLPASASATRPELAGRAYQAMGVSLVIHPLNPFVPTSHANFRLFVAEKEGEQPVWWFGGGYDLTPYYGFDEDCIHWHTTAKESCDPFGEGIYPRFKKDCDEYFFLKHRGEPRGVGGLFFDDFNKLGFEESFALVKNIAYTYTDAYIPIIERRKDTPYNEPQKHFQEYRRGRYAEFNLIFDRGTVFGLQSGVGRTESILMSLPPVVRWEYDWHPEPGSEEERLYKEYLVHREWV, encoded by the coding sequence GTGAAAACCGAAGATATCGCCAGAGTGAAGGACTTTCTGCTGGATCTGCAGGAATCGATCTGCAGCAAGCTGGAACAGGCTGACGGCAGTACGACTTTCCACACCGATCAATGGGACAGGGACGCGGGTGGCAGTGGCATTACGCGCGTAATCCGAGGCGGTGACGTGCTGGAAAAAGGCGGTGTCAACTTTTCCCATGTATTCGGTAAATCCCTGCCTGCCTCGGCATCGGCTACCCGCCCGGAACTGGCTGGACGTGCTTACCAGGCCATGGGTGTTTCCCTGGTGATTCATCCCTTGAATCCATTCGTACCTACGTCCCATGCAAATTTTCGACTGTTTGTGGCGGAAAAAGAGGGGGAACAGCCGGTCTGGTGGTTTGGTGGAGGGTATGACCTGACACCTTACTATGGTTTTGACGAAGACTGTATTCATTGGCACACCACGGCTAAAGAATCCTGTGATCCTTTTGGTGAGGGTATCTACCCGCGCTTTAAAAAAGACTGTGACGAATACTTTTTCCTGAAGCATCGCGGTGAACCAAGGGGAGTCGGTGGTCTGTTCTTCGATGATTTCAACAAACTCGGATTCGAGGAAAGTTTCGCGCTGGTGAAAAATATTGCTTATACCTACACCGACGCCTACATACCAATAATCGAACGTCGGAAGGACACACCCTACAACGAGCCACAGAAACACTTTCAGGAATACCGGCGTGGGCGCTACGCGGAGTTCAACCTGATCTTCGATCGCGGCACGGTGTTCGGATTGCAGTCCGGCGTCGGTCGCACCGAATCAATCCTGATGTCTCTGCCACCGGTTGTCCGCTGGGAATATGACTGGCACCCGGAACCTGGCAGTGAAGAGGAGCGGTTGTACAAGGAGTATCTGGTGCATCGGGAATGGGTCTGA
- the dprA gene encoding DNA-processing protein DprA: MATPLQLQYLQLFHFDGFPYNTYARLIGQLGSMAALRDADTEIFLQSGIEESWREVILGCLDSAPASVNKHVCPTLSWLDRDAQHALVCYEDPAYPALLKELDCPPPLLFVIGDTTQLGTPQIAIIGSRKASRNGSQIAHWLARELAGLGLTITSGLAAGIDSQAHQGALAAGGHTLALMGTGVDRIYPGHNQALARRISRCGALISEFPLGTPPMAGNFPQRNRLIAGLSLGVVVVEAAPKSGSLITARLAMEANREVFAVPGSIFNGNARGCHGLIRDGAKLVDSVESIVEELMLSGVSREQGAASPASVAASRVGNSGQKSPSCFGSSSGASAAKLCPEETRILLSLGHDPCPADLLAERCGFPIEKVNRLLLSLELKGLLVQGGGRYQCTDTSLPPLSGRPAGFNSSEADNTGKQ, translated from the coding sequence ATGGCTACACCTCTGCAATTGCAGTACCTGCAATTGTTCCACTTCGATGGGTTTCCCTATAACACCTACGCACGTCTGATTGGACAATTGGGGTCCATGGCGGCGCTGCGAGATGCCGATACTGAGATTTTTCTGCAGTCGGGTATTGAAGAATCCTGGCGCGAGGTGATCCTTGGTTGCCTGGATAGTGCACCCGCCAGCGTTAACAAGCACGTTTGCCCGACCCTGAGTTGGCTTGACAGAGATGCTCAACACGCGCTGGTCTGCTACGAAGATCCTGCCTACCCTGCTCTGCTGAAAGAACTCGACTGTCCGCCACCACTGCTTTTCGTGATCGGTGATACGACTCAGCTGGGGACCCCGCAGATCGCGATTATAGGCAGCCGCAAAGCCAGTAGAAACGGGAGCCAGATAGCCCACTGGCTGGCCCGTGAGCTGGCTGGTCTGGGTCTGACTATTACCAGCGGCCTTGCCGCCGGAATCGATAGTCAGGCCCACCAGGGTGCGCTGGCAGCTGGCGGGCATACCCTCGCTCTGATGGGCACCGGGGTCGACCGTATCTACCCAGGTCATAATCAGGCGCTGGCCAGGCGAATCTCCCGATGTGGCGCGTTGATTTCCGAGTTTCCTTTGGGCACACCGCCCATGGCCGGCAATTTTCCCCAGCGCAACCGCCTGATAGCCGGTCTCAGTCTGGGGGTTGTCGTTGTCGAGGCCGCGCCAAAGAGTGGTTCTCTCATCACCGCCCGTCTGGCTATGGAAGCAAACCGGGAAGTTTTCGCCGTGCCCGGCTCGATTTTTAACGGCAATGCCAGAGGCTGTCATGGCCTGATCCGGGACGGTGCAAAGCTGGTGGACAGCGTGGAGTCTATAGTGGAAGAGCTCATGTTGAGCGGAGTGTCCAGGGAGCAGGGTGCCGCCAGCCCGGCTTCGGTAGCCGCGTCTCGGGTTGGGAATTCCGGACAAAAGTCGCCCAGCTGTTTCGGCAGTTCATCCGGGGCCTCAGCAGCGAAACTGTGCCCCGAGGAAACACGGATACTGCTGTCGCTGGGGCATGACCCCTGTCCGGCCGATTTGCTCGCGGAACGTTGTGGATTCCCCATCGAAAAAGTGAACCGGCTTCTGCTGAGTCTGGAGCTGAAGGGGCTACTGGTACAGGGCGGCGGTCGTTACCAGTGTACGGACACAAGCCTGCCACCGCTATCGGGCCGGCCGGCAGGGTTTAACTCGTCAGAAGCAGATAATACCGGGAAACAATAA
- a CDS encoding LysM domain-containing protein — MKSQLSKILAALVVASLLVPINTANGQVSSVFVRNYPQSYTVQEGDTIRQIASKFLINPADWSNFWQPTPFLDNDRDLRGGDIVRVEFINGRARLVAQRGNLRMQRLEPQMRVVGVTSEIPAIPLEDIQASFTNNRILLREVYESAPHIVSPQGNKLVIGTGDEIYARGDWPAQVTSFQIYRELREFSDPEDRSINSVELLTVGSASLVSEESEGIKRLRITRSSEEIKVGDRLLVGEELRFNSEIYPSEPGRDMSGRILAMTSTERMASQLDTVLVDIGGRDGLNPGDILAIRQVGEQIVDDTDREKKPFFQRLFAVASNQTIEMPGQEVGTVLVYRVFDHLSYGLILTSSEPARLGDMVVNP; from the coding sequence ATGAAGAGTCAATTGAGCAAAATTCTAGCCGCACTTGTAGTCGCTAGTCTGCTGGTACCCATTAATACGGCCAATGGGCAGGTTAGTTCAGTATTTGTGCGCAATTATCCACAAAGTTATACCGTGCAGGAAGGCGACACGATCCGGCAAATTGCCAGCAAGTTTCTGATAAATCCCGCAGATTGGTCCAATTTCTGGCAGCCTACCCCGTTTCTGGATAACGACCGGGACCTCCGTGGAGGAGACATTGTCCGGGTTGAGTTCATCAATGGTCGGGCCAGGCTCGTAGCCCAGCGGGGCAACCTGCGGATGCAGCGCCTGGAGCCGCAGATGCGGGTTGTCGGGGTAACCAGTGAAATCCCTGCGATTCCCCTGGAAGACATCCAGGCCAGTTTCACCAACAACCGCATCCTGTTGCGTGAGGTTTATGAATCCGCGCCCCATATCGTTTCACCCCAGGGCAACAAGCTGGTGATCGGAACTGGTGACGAAATTTACGCCCGTGGCGACTGGCCGGCTCAGGTCACCAGCTTTCAGATCTATCGGGAACTCAGAGAATTCAGCGACCCGGAAGATCGCAGTATCAACTCTGTGGAATTGTTGACTGTGGGCAGCGCCTCACTGGTGAGCGAGGAGTCCGAAGGAATCAAGCGGCTGCGCATCACCCGCAGCAGTGAAGAGATTAAAGTCGGCGACCGGTTGCTGGTTGGTGAAGAGCTGCGATTCAACTCCGAAATCTACCCCAGCGAGCCGGGCCGCGATATGAGTGGCCGGATTCTGGCCATGACCAGCACTGAGCGGATGGCTTCCCAGCTGGATACAGTGCTGGTTGATATTGGTGGCAGAGACGGGTTGAATCCAGGCGATATACTGGCGATCAGGCAGGTTGGTGAGCAGATTGTCGATGACACAGACCGGGAGAAAAAACCCTTTTTTCAAAGGCTTTTCGCTGTCGCTTCCAACCAGACCATAGAAATGCCTGGACAGGAAGTGGGTACGGTGCTGGTGTACCGGGTGTTCGACCACCTCAGCTACGGGTTGATTCTGACCAGTAGTGAGCCTGCCAGGCTGGGTGACATGGTGGTCAATCCCTGA
- the def gene encoding peptide deformylase — MAALQILEFPDPRLRIVAKPVTVFDADLRQLIEDMLETMYKAEGIGLAATQVNVHKRLLVIDLSENKDSPQVFINPDFKVIDDQVSEYDEGCLSVPGFYETVCRPREIIITAQNADGEQFELPANGLLATCIQHEIDHLNGKLFVDYLSTLKRNRIRQKLEKEHKNTA, encoded by the coding sequence ATGGCAGCCTTACAAATACTTGAATTCCCCGATCCACGACTTCGTATTGTCGCGAAGCCGGTAACCGTGTTCGACGCAGATCTCAGGCAGCTGATCGAAGACATGCTCGAGACCATGTACAAGGCTGAGGGTATCGGCCTGGCCGCCACTCAGGTTAACGTGCATAAACGCCTGCTCGTAATAGACTTATCGGAAAATAAAGATAGTCCTCAAGTCTTTATTAATCCAGATTTCAAAGTAATTGACGACCAGGTGTCGGAATACGATGAGGGCTGCCTATCGGTACCTGGTTTTTATGAAACCGTATGCCGGCCCAGGGAGATTATTATCACCGCCCAGAATGCGGACGGCGAACAATTCGAACTGCCGGCAAACGGGCTGTTGGCCACCTGTATCCAGCACGAGATAGATCACCTGAACGGTAAGCTGTTTGTCGACTATCTCAGCACCCTGAAGCGGAACCGAATCCGGCAGAAGCTGGAAAAAGAACACAAGAACACCGCTTGA
- the fmt gene encoding methionyl-tRNA formyltransferase — protein sequence MPPLKLVFAGTPEFAARHLASLLGGPHAVLAVYTQPDRPAGRGKKLVPSPVKSLAEAHSIPVRQPVSLKTPEAQQGLRDLEPDLLVVVAYGLILPPAILQIPRLGCINVHASLLPRWRGAAPIERALLAGDSETGITIMQMDAGLDTGDMLLRRAVPIEATDTRVSLEQKLIEAGAEALPYALDNITALQDKAEPQQDHLSTYAAKLDKSEALIDWHGPASQIDRQIRAGIGRQPAYCFVGDTRLRLLEARPESGGQTAAPGEITSLSQEGMRVSCGEGRLLVSIVQLPGKNPVSIRDLLNARQQLLQPGTRLSSLATAR from the coding sequence ATGCCGCCGCTCAAACTAGTTTTCGCCGGCACACCGGAATTCGCGGCCAGACATCTGGCATCGCTACTGGGCGGTCCCCACGCTGTTTTGGCGGTCTATACACAGCCCGACCGCCCCGCCGGCCGGGGCAAGAAGCTGGTCCCCAGCCCGGTGAAGAGCCTGGCCGAGGCGCACTCAATCCCGGTCAGACAGCCGGTTTCCCTGAAAACACCGGAGGCCCAGCAGGGTCTGAGGGATCTGGAGCCGGACCTGCTGGTCGTTGTGGCCTACGGATTGATCCTGCCGCCGGCTATTCTGCAGATTCCCCGCCTTGGCTGTATCAATGTCCATGCGTCCCTGCTGCCCCGCTGGCGGGGCGCCGCACCGATCGAAAGGGCATTGCTGGCCGGAGACAGTGAAACAGGTATCACCATAATGCAAATGGATGCCGGGCTGGATACCGGAGACATGCTGTTACGCCGGGCCGTCCCCATAGAAGCTACCGACACGCGGGTGTCACTGGAGCAAAAACTCATTGAAGCTGGAGCTGAAGCGCTGCCTTATGCGTTGGATAATATTACAGCACTCCAGGACAAAGCGGAGCCCCAGCAGGATCATCTCAGCACTTACGCAGCCAAACTGGACAAGTCCGAAGCGCTGATCGACTGGCACGGCCCGGCCAGCCAGATTGACCGGCAGATTCGCGCCGGCATCGGTCGTCAGCCCGCCTATTGCTTTGTGGGCGACACCCGCCTGCGGCTCCTGGAAGCCAGGCCTGAATCCGGCGGGCAGACTGCGGCACCGGGTGAAATCACCAGCCTCAGCCAGGAAGGCATGCGGGTGAGCTGCGGCGAGGGCCGGCTGCTGGTATCAATTGTCCAGCTGCCGGGGAAAAACCCGGTATCCATTCGTGACCTTTTGAACGCGAGGCAGCAGCTTCTGCAGCCAGGCACCCGGCTCAGCAGCCTTGCAACGGCCCGCTGA
- the rsmB gene encoding 16S rRNA (cytosine(967)-C(5))-methyltransferase RsmB encodes MSNGARSRAAAARILGRLLSGSGSLGSQPSNSDGLDDAALIQEMCYGVCRYYSALQQAVDKRLTKPLRAKDRDLYALLLAGAYQIYCMRIPDHAAVNESVQATRLLKKPWAGGLVNSILRKLVDARPEWQQSLDQGPEEVRFLHPRWLINRLKDDWPEHWQLILNANNQRPPMTLRVNISRISTTDYLQMLEKEGISARPGQLAGSAIYLHSPCLVDKLPGFLDGLVSVQDEASQLVPALLELSPGQRVLDACAAPGGKTAHCLESEPLLTTLTAVDIEGNRARSIEQNLQRLQLRAEVKVADASALEDWWDGSPYQRILLDAPCSATGVIRRHPDIKLLRAEADVARLADLQQVLLNSLWSCLEPGGLMLYTTCSVLRQENQDTIGRFLHQCQDAKHQAIQADWGVECEFGRQLLPDPEGPDGFYFAVLKKSVTAAK; translated from the coding sequence ATGAGCAACGGAGCCCGGTCCCGGGCCGCTGCCGCACGCATTCTTGGCCGGCTCCTGTCCGGTAGCGGATCGCTGGGCAGCCAGCCGAGCAATAGTGACGGCCTTGATGACGCGGCGCTGATTCAGGAAATGTGCTACGGCGTCTGTCGGTATTATTCTGCGTTGCAGCAGGCGGTGGATAAGCGGCTGACAAAACCTTTGCGAGCCAAGGACCGGGACCTGTACGCCCTGCTGTTAGCCGGCGCCTACCAGATTTACTGCATGCGGATACCGGACCACGCCGCAGTCAACGAGTCGGTACAGGCCACCCGGCTGCTCAAGAAACCCTGGGCCGGAGGGCTGGTCAACAGTATTCTTCGTAAGCTGGTGGATGCCAGACCCGAGTGGCAGCAGTCCCTTGATCAGGGCCCGGAAGAAGTGCGGTTTCTGCATCCCCGCTGGTTAATTAATCGGCTCAAGGATGACTGGCCTGAACACTGGCAGCTTATTCTCAATGCCAATAATCAACGCCCCCCGATGACCCTGCGGGTCAATATCTCCAGGATCAGCACGACTGACTACCTGCAGATGCTGGAGAAGGAAGGTATCAGCGCGCGCCCCGGGCAGCTTGCTGGCAGCGCCATTTATCTTCATTCTCCCTGCCTGGTGGACAAACTGCCGGGATTCCTGGACGGTCTGGTCAGTGTTCAGGATGAGGCTTCCCAGTTGGTCCCCGCACTGCTGGAACTCAGCCCGGGCCAGCGGGTGCTCGATGCCTGTGCTGCTCCAGGCGGGAAAACAGCTCACTGCCTTGAGAGTGAGCCTTTACTGACAACCCTGACCGCGGTAGATATCGAGGGGAATCGAGCCCGCAGTATCGAGCAGAATCTGCAGCGCCTGCAACTGCGGGCCGAAGTCAAAGTGGCGGATGCCTCTGCGCTTGAAGACTGGTGGGACGGTAGTCCTTACCAGCGTATTCTGCTCGACGCACCGTGCTCTGCAACAGGCGTAATCCGTCGCCACCCGGACATAAAGTTACTGCGCGCCGAGGCTGACGTAGCGCGGCTGGCCGATCTTCAGCAGGTGCTGCTTAACAGTCTCTGGAGCTGCCTGGAACCAGGTGGCCTGATGCTCTATACCACCTGTTCCGTCCTCCGGCAGGAAAATCAGGACACTATAGGGCGCTTTCTGCACCAGTGTCAGGATGCTAAACATCAAGCCATTCAGGCCGATTGGGGAGTAGAATGTGAATTTGGCAGGCAGCTTCTTCCCGATCCGGAGGGACCTGACGGCTTCTATTTCGCGGTGCTGAAAAAATCGGTAACGGCCGCGAAGTGA